Proteins encoded in a region of the Macaca mulatta isolate MMU2019108-1 chromosome X, T2T-MMU8v2.0, whole genome shotgun sequence genome:
- the KANTR gene encoding KDM5C adjacent transcript: protein MSPFSLLILVICAFSLFFLINLTRGLSILLVFSKNQLLALLLLSIVSLFSISLISALIFFDLLPSTFFGFILLFFF, encoded by the coding sequence atgtctcctttttcattacTGATATTGGTTATTTGTGccttctcactttttttcttgaTCAATCTCACCAGAGGTTTAtctattttattagtcttttcaaagaaccaacttttggcttTGTTGCTCCTCTctattgtatctttgttttctatttctttaatttccGCTCTTATCTTTTTTGATCTCCTTCCTTCCACATTTTTTGGGTTTAttctgttgttctttttctaa